From the genome of Marixanthomonas ophiurae, one region includes:
- a CDS encoding VOC family protein gives MKKSILCTAIILSFSITACNNQNKSKTETIPVESNINQKTKEMKSHISIFEIPATDVSRAVNFYQAILDINIEKIEMPEMEMGIFPYEEQMVTGVIIKAEGYKPSSDGVTIYLNGGDNLQIILDKVEKNGGEIIVPKSLHADESGYYGLFLDSEGNKIGLHSPN, from the coding sequence ATGAAAAAATCCATTCTTTGTACAGCCATAATTCTTTCCTTTAGCATTACAGCCTGTAACAACCAAAACAAATCTAAAACCGAAACTATCCCGGTTGAATCTAATATTAATCAAAAAACAAAAGAAATGAAAAGTCATATTTCAATCTTTGAAATTCCAGCAACGGATGTTTCAAGAGCAGTAAATTTTTATCAAGCAATTTTAGACATTAACATTGAGAAGATAGAAATGCCCGAAATGGAAATGGGGATATTCCCTTATGAAGAACAAATGGTTACAGGAGTTATCATTAAAGCAGAAGGCTATAAACCTTCATCTGATGGTGTAACTATATACTTAAATGGTGGAGATAATCTTCAAATTATTCTTGATAAAGTTGAGAAAAATGGTGGCGAAATAATTGTTCCGAAATCACTTCACGCAGATGAAAGTGGTTATTACGGTCTATTTCTTGATTCGGAAGGAAATAAAATCGGTCTGCATTCACCGAACTAA
- the mobB gene encoding MobB family relaxase: MYITITPQKLGTNYSQSSADFVGYLEKENEGIKEADMEHFFNQYGDEISAEEVVKEIDGNTAKLKKKEPKFYSITVSPSKYELNRLQNSREDLKTYTRELMKDYVASFNREINGRPISIDDIKYYAKIEHQRTFKGTDFQIKENQPFATKILQLKTDIRNIQEGRAEGNIKKMEKEIAKLERQAPHQQNGKRIVQGMPKAGNQSHIHIIVSRKDASNSISLSPGSKHKASEVEMHGKKVKRGFDRDTFFAKAEKTFDKTFGYKRNYAETYKAKKTFVKNPNLYFSALMKLPANEKALAFKMISKSGLPIVPSIPVSQAQIALRVFKRLRRGAEVAIKSSSIGI, translated from the coding sequence ATGTATATCACAATCACACCACAGAAATTAGGAACAAATTACTCACAAAGTTCAGCCGATTTTGTAGGCTATTTAGAGAAAGAAAATGAAGGGATAAAGGAAGCAGATATGGAACATTTTTTCAATCAATATGGCGACGAGATTTCCGCAGAAGAAGTGGTAAAGGAAATTGATGGAAACACCGCAAAATTGAAAAAGAAAGAACCTAAATTTTATTCCATAACGGTCAGTCCTTCCAAGTATGAATTGAACAGATTACAGAACAGTCGTGAAGATTTAAAAACCTACACTCGTGAGCTAATGAAAGATTATGTTGCCAGCTTCAATCGGGAAATCAATGGACGACCTATATCAATAGACGACATAAAATATTACGCTAAAATTGAACATCAAAGAACCTTCAAGGGTACGGACTTTCAGATAAAAGAAAACCAACCTTTCGCCACAAAAATACTTCAGCTCAAAACGGATATCCGAAATATTCAAGAAGGACGAGCTGAAGGGAATATTAAGAAAATGGAAAAGGAAATTGCCAAACTGGAACGCCAAGCGCCACATCAACAAAACGGAAAACGGATAGTTCAGGGAATGCCGAAAGCAGGAAACCAAAGTCACATTCATATTATCGTTAGCCGAAAGGATGCTTCAAATTCTATAAGCCTTTCCCCAGGAAGTAAGCACAAAGCATCCGAAGTAGAGATGCACGGAAAAAAAGTGAAGCGTGGTTTTGATAGAGATACATTTTTCGCGAAAGCGGAAAAAACATTTGATAAGACATTTGGATATAAGCGCAATTACGCAGAGACCTACAAAGCTAAAAAGACCTTTGTAAAGAACCCAAACCTATATTTTTCAGCATTGATGAAATTGCCAGCCAATGAAAAAGCATTGGCTTTTAAAATGATAAGTAAATCAGGATTGCCCATAGTGCCGAGTATTCCAGTAAGTCAGGCACAAATAGCGCTTCGAGTTTTTAAGCGATTGAGACGTGGCGCAGAAGTGGCCATCAAATCAAGTTCCATCGGAATCTAA
- a CDS encoding single-stranded DNA-binding protein has product MSTIKNHVQLIGNVGQEPTITNLESGKKVARFSLATNEYYKDKEGNKQTDTNWHTVVAWGKTAEIVEKYVVKGKEVGISGKLKTRSYTNDDNEQRYVTEVVADEILLLGSKDDK; this is encoded by the coding sequence ATGAGTACTATTAAAAATCACGTACAGTTAATCGGAAACGTTGGACAAGAGCCAACCATTACGAACCTTGAAAGCGGAAAGAAAGTAGCCCGTTTTTCATTAGCAACAAATGAGTATTACAAGGACAAAGAAGGCAACAAGCAAACGGACACGAATTGGCATACCGTAGTAGCTTGGGGCAAAACTGCCGAAATTGTAGAGAAGTATGTTGTTAAAGGCAAAGAAGTTGGAATATCGGGAAAACTTAAAACCCGAAGTTATACAAATGATGATAACGAACAACGCTATGTTACGGAAGTTGTAGCCGATGAAATTCTTTTACTTGGAAGCAAAGACGACAAGTAA
- a CDS encoding type IV secretory system conjugative DNA transfer family protein, giving the protein MQIDNLITILSIIGLASTVFYGMFRVSKYAFVLNSISLSVLVFYLSEGNELIFILLYLVCPLMLINIGLYVFLHKTESPKNGDSRYQVNFATTKGNFRLDNIKRGASIIGSAGSGKTESVVYGFLKHFEKEGFCGIIHDYKDFELTEMAYPLFKDSDIPFKVISFDKIIHKVNPIAPRYLENEESVNEVSRVLIENLLEQRESGTTGTTKFFNDAAEGLIGGLIWKLKTDYPKFCTLPHLIAVYQFLDTKSLIQFLETNTTSRAMADAFISGKDSERQTAGVKSTLANALKRISTQRIFMALSADEVPLNINSAENPCVISIVNNPKFETSYSPVIATIIHTITKQMSVRNSKPSFLLMEEAPTIRLLNMHRIPATLRSYNISTIYVMQDKIQNDMMYGDKASKAILSNLSYQFFGKVNDPDTAKYYERFFEIIKDPTKSISRGHNLDFDTRITTGEKEIPKIRADVFFRLKQGEFITYADGRDKKVQFKLADIQRELPNETKQFSKADLGANFERVYEEARSIFK; this is encoded by the coding sequence ATGCAGATAGACAATCTTATAACGATACTTTCAATTATTGGTTTGGCCAGTACCGTTTTCTATGGAATGTTTCGAGTATCAAAATATGCGTTTGTGTTGAATAGCATATCGCTTTCAGTTCTCGTGTTCTATTTGTCTGAAGGAAATGAATTGATATTTATATTACTTTATTTGGTTTGTCCGCTAATGCTAATTAATATAGGACTGTATGTTTTTCTACATAAAACCGAAAGCCCGAAAAATGGCGACAGCAGATACCAAGTAAACTTTGCAACTACTAAAGGAAATTTCAGATTGGATAATATCAAACGTGGTGCATCCATCATTGGTTCTGCCGGAAGTGGTAAAACCGAAAGCGTGGTTTATGGATTTCTAAAGCATTTTGAAAAAGAAGGTTTCTGCGGAATTATTCACGATTATAAAGATTTTGAATTGACCGAAATGGCATATCCGCTTTTCAAGGATAGCGACATCCCTTTTAAGGTCATTTCCTTCGATAAAATCATTCATAAGGTAAATCCTATTGCGCCACGGTATTTAGAGAATGAGGAAAGCGTAAACGAGGTGTCAAGGGTGTTGATTGAGAATCTATTAGAGCAAAGAGAAAGCGGAACAACTGGCACGACAAAATTCTTCAACGATGCTGCAGAAGGGTTGATTGGTGGTTTGATTTGGAAACTGAAAACGGACTATCCCAAGTTTTGTACGTTGCCACATTTAATTGCGGTTTATCAATTTCTCGATACTAAAAGTTTGATTCAGTTTCTGGAAACCAACACCACATCACGAGCAATGGCAGATGCCTTTATAAGTGGCAAGGATTCTGAAAGGCAGACCGCTGGTGTAAAAAGCACATTGGCAAATGCGCTGAAAAGAATTAGTACACAACGGATTTTTATGGCTTTGTCCGCAGATGAAGTACCGCTAAATATAAATAGTGCTGAAAATCCCTGCGTAATTTCGATTGTGAACAACCCAAAATTCGAAACTTCGTATTCACCAGTAATCGCTACAATTATACACACTATTACAAAGCAAATGAGCGTGCGTAATTCAAAACCATCATTCTTGCTTATGGAAGAAGCACCAACCATTCGTTTATTGAATATGCATCGAATTCCTGCAACATTGAGAAGCTATAATATTTCTACGATTTATGTGATGCAGGATAAAATTCAGAATGATATGATGTATGGCGATAAGGCAAGCAAGGCGATTCTTAGTAATCTATCCTATCAATTTTTCGGAAAGGTAAATGACCCGGACACCGCAAAATATTACGAACGCTTTTTTGAAATCATTAAAGACCCAACCAAGAGCATAAGTCGAGGACATAACCTCGATTTTGATACTCGCATTACTACGGGCGAAAAGGAAATCCCAAAGATTCGGGCGGACGTATTTTTCAGGTTGAAACAGGGCGAGTTTATCACTTATGCAGATGGTAGGGATAAAAAGGTGCAGTTTAAATTAGCCGACATTCAAAGGGAACTTCCTAATGAGACTAAACAGTTTTCTAAAGCTGATTTGGGAGCTAATTTTGAGCGGGTTTATGAGGAAGCACGGTCTATATTTAAATAA
- a CDS encoding DUF6876 family protein, which translates to MKAQVNEIKEGLQHFHGTEMFYQIPLLRTRFTDGLKYLANAADCFWLITDTSVIAKSLMNRSEFITIDFKRLPEDKQDFTGYEAEIIYSDGNDNILEKHGYRATDFPLDELRLFFVNDTLMLPSEY; encoded by the coding sequence ATGAAAGCACAAGTTAACGAAATCAAAGAAGGATTGCAACATTTTCACGGAACGGAAATGTTCTATCAAATCCCATTATTAAGAACACGTTTTACGGACGGACTAAAATATCTTGCTAATGCGGCAGATTGTTTTTGGCTCATTACGGACACTTCCGTAATTGCAAAAAGTCTGATGAACCGAAGCGAATTTATAACCATAGACTTCAAAAGATTGCCCGAAGATAAACAGGATTTTACAGGCTATGAAGCAGAGATAATTTACAGCGATGGCAACGACAATATTTTGGAAAAACACGGATATCGGGCAACCGATTTTCCGCTCGATGAACTGCGTTTATTTTTTGTAAATGATACGCTGATGTTACCAAGCGAATATTAA
- a CDS encoding AraC family transcriptional regulator, which yields MNYQTFQPHPDLESLVSCYWTLEVPAEPDVQKQRIIPDGTIEMAFILGDDIKRYTSKDEFILQPRAMVLGQTIEPFYIEPTGYVNTFAIRFYPYGFANFVTMPINNLANKETTIELLFGEKTASDLERKIIEATNTSERIEIIENFFLDKLNEKTTINNIVKTTIDALLATNGSASISKILKEDLSKRRQLERNFKKQIGVSPKQLGKVIRLQNALKMLLNKKSENLTDIAYESEYFDQAHFIKDFKEFTGINPKEFLGNENMALSTLFYK from the coding sequence ATGAACTATCAAACATTCCAACCACATCCGGATTTAGAATCTCTTGTCAGTTGCTATTGGACTTTAGAAGTTCCTGCTGAACCTGATGTACAAAAACAACGAATCATTCCTGATGGCACAATTGAAATGGCGTTTATACTTGGAGACGACATTAAACGATACACTTCGAAAGATGAATTTATACTACAACCTCGTGCAATGGTTCTCGGACAGACAATTGAACCCTTTTATATAGAACCTACAGGATATGTGAATACTTTTGCAATTCGTTTTTACCCTTATGGTTTTGCAAATTTTGTAACAATGCCCATTAATAACTTGGCAAACAAGGAAACGACAATAGAATTGTTGTTCGGAGAAAAAACTGCTAGTGACTTGGAGCGAAAAATAATTGAGGCAACTAATACTAGTGAACGAATAGAAATTATTGAAAATTTTTTTTTAGACAAGTTGAATGAAAAAACTACAATTAATAATATCGTAAAAACAACAATTGATGCTCTTTTAGCAACAAATGGAAGTGCTTCGATAAGCAAAATCCTTAAAGAAGATTTATCAAAACGGAGACAACTTGAACGAAATTTCAAAAAACAAATTGGTGTTAGCCCAAAACAGTTGGGTAAAGTAATCCGACTGCAAAATGCACTAAAAATGCTTCTTAATAAAAAGTCAGAAAACCTAACCGACATTGCTTACGAAAGTGAATACTTCGACCAAGCGCATTTTATAAAAGACTTTAAAGAGTTTACCGGAATTAATCCGAAGGAATTTTTAGGCAATGAAAATATGGCACTCTCTACCCTCTTCTACAAATAG
- a CDS encoding BfmA/BtgA family mobilization protein: MDSFIGIRFKKETAKRFQTFSRTYFKSHTEAMATMLDFFFYNEISPKEKLGPTGRTIEAKLLKRINAVIAIMRDVEKTQTKPTVAMIQSLFETEEPEKKPLIVEKKYAEEKKEVRFREKRNLKNEL, translated from the coding sequence ATGGACTCATTTATTGGAATTAGATTTAAAAAGGAAACTGCAAAACGTTTCCAAACGTTCTCACGTACTTACTTCAAATCGCACACCGAGGCGATGGCTACAATGCTAGATTTTTTCTTCTATAATGAAATTTCGCCAAAAGAAAAATTAGGTCCAACGGGGCGAACCATCGAAGCTAAATTGCTCAAAAGAATCAATGCGGTTATTGCCATAATGCGAGATGTGGAAAAGACACAAACCAAACCTACGGTGGCTATGATTCAATCACTTTTTGAAACAGAAGAGCCAGAAAAAAAACCGCTGATTGTGGAAAAGAAATATGCGGAAGAAAAGAAAGAAGTGCGCTTTCGCGAAAAGCGAAACTTAAAGAACGAACTCTAA